From the Lathyrus oleraceus cultivar Zhongwan6 chromosome 4, CAAS_Psat_ZW6_1.0, whole genome shotgun sequence genome, one window contains:
- the LOC127137647 gene encoding embryonic abundant protein VF30.1-like, which translates to MVKRETKKSNQPFVAQTLDEKETHILNNYCGTPSGIEEHKHCVLSLESMMDFVISKPGKNIKVMSSSFSQGQDKYVVQEVKKIGDKAVMCHRLNFEKVVFYCRVVNATTTYMVPMMASDGTISKALIICHHDTRGMNPNVLNEVLNVKPENIFVCHFIGNMVVAYG; encoded by the coding sequence ATGGTAAAAAGAGAAACtaaaaaatcaaatcaacctttTGTAGCCCAAACATTGGATGAAAAAGAAACTCACATTCTTAACAACTATTGTGGAACACCATCAGGAATAGAGGAACACAAACATTGCGTCCTATCACTAGAATCAatgatggattttgtcatttcAAAGCCTGGAAAGAATATCAAAGTGATGTCAAGTTCCTTTTCTCAAGGTCAAGACAAATATGTAGTTCAGGAAGTAAAGAAAATTGGAGACAAAGCAGTGATGTGTCATAGATTGAATTTTGAAAAAGTTGTATTTTATTGTCGCGTAGTCAATGCCACAACAACTTACATGGTCCCAATGATGGCCTCCGATGGAACTATATCAAAAGCACTAATAATTTGCCACCATGACACTAGAGGTATGAATCCTAATGTGTTAAATGAAGTTCTCAATGTTAAGCCAGAAAATATATTTGTTTGCCATTTTATTGGCAATATGGTTGTTGCCTATGGTTGA